The Legionella lytica genome has a segment encoding these proteins:
- a CDS encoding hemolysin family protein produces the protein MIDILLVLLAFVLVLLNAFFVAAEFGMVKLRATRVEAIKSSYGFRGNILFHVHQHLDAYLSACQLGITFASLGLGWIGEPAFAHLMEPLLILVGVNSPQLITVIAFFAAFSFISFLHIVVGELMPKSLAIRQSERVSIWTALPLYGFYWLMYPAIWILNTCSNFLLKIFNLDAVHHGEHFYSTEEIKLLLNASHLHGELTEEEVDIIEHTLDLAELKVTEVMRFSEEMVMINLNQPINQMMDVIMEHRYSRYPVYDPEQKDIIGIIHVKDILPAIYQKSEIDDLRPFIRPILKISRRLPALDLLRQFREGMPHFALVYRGKNTILGFVTLDNLLQVLIGRIKDEFHRTKVDWVLNKDGSITASGNCSIYSLEQAIERDIDVEDDIDILTGLFLQRLGYIPKEGERIDFPEFDADIEKIKAGKILKVRIYPKKISD, from the coding sequence GTGATTGATATCCTACTGGTCTTACTTGCATTTGTATTGGTTTTATTAAATGCTTTTTTTGTGGCTGCTGAATTTGGCATGGTGAAACTCCGTGCAACTCGAGTGGAGGCAATCAAGTCTAGTTATGGCTTTAGAGGTAACATTTTATTTCATGTGCATCAACATCTTGATGCGTATTTATCAGCATGCCAGCTGGGTATCACCTTCGCATCCCTTGGGTTGGGTTGGATTGGGGAACCTGCTTTTGCTCATTTAATGGAGCCACTTCTAATTCTTGTTGGTGTTAACTCCCCACAACTCATCACAGTTATTGCTTTTTTTGCCGCTTTTTCATTTATCTCATTCCTTCATATCGTTGTTGGGGAGTTGATGCCCAAATCACTCGCTATTCGTCAGTCAGAACGAGTTTCTATATGGACTGCATTACCCTTATATGGCTTTTATTGGCTTATGTACCCGGCGATATGGATACTCAACACCTGCTCGAATTTCCTGTTAAAAATTTTTAACTTAGATGCGGTTCACCATGGTGAACATTTTTACTCGACAGAAGAAATTAAATTGCTTTTAAATGCTAGCCATCTTCATGGGGAGTTGACCGAGGAAGAGGTGGACATCATCGAGCATACTTTAGATTTAGCTGAGCTGAAAGTCACTGAAGTAATGCGTTTTAGTGAAGAAATGGTCATGATTAATTTAAATCAACCAATTAATCAGATGATGGATGTCATTATGGAGCATCGTTATAGCCGATATCCTGTCTATGATCCTGAGCAAAAAGACATTATTGGGATTATTCATGTAAAAGATATCTTACCGGCTATTTATCAGAAATCTGAAATAGACGATTTAAGACCATTTATTAGACCCATTCTAAAAATCTCTCGTCGATTACCTGCATTAGATTTATTGCGTCAATTTCGCGAAGGAATGCCCCATTTTGCTCTTGTTTATCGGGGTAAGAACACCATTTTGGGGTTTGTTACTTTAGATAATTTACTGCAAGTGCTCATTGGCCGTATAAAAGACGAATTCCATCGTACCAAAGTAGATTGGGTATTAAACAAGGATGGAAGTATCACCGCCTCAGGAAATTGCTCCATATATTCTTTGGAACAAGCCATTGAGCGCGACATCGACGTAGAAGATGATATTGATATTTTAACTGGATTGTTTTTACAACGTTTAGGCTATATACCCAAAGAGGGAGAACGTATTGATTTTCCTGAATTTGATGCAGACATAGAAAAGATCAAGGCTGGTAAAATACTAAAAGTAAGAATATACCCCAAAAAAATATCAGACTAG